In a single window of the Caloenas nicobarica isolate bCalNic1 chromosome 8, bCalNic1.hap1, whole genome shotgun sequence genome:
- the COMMD2 gene encoding COMM domain-containing protein 2, whose product MLLVLSEEQKAHLGCLPRLGAAAVGELGRLAVELLRRGAAPRACEAAARKLNIGVDTIQHCVEGLTYLLTESSKLMISELDFQDSIHVLGFSDELNTLLLQLYLDSRKELRSVLSELAPKLPSYHSLEWRLDVQLASRSLRQQIKPTVTVKLHLNQNEDQTAQVLQTDPSTLLHLIQQLEQALGEMKTNHCRRIVRNMK is encoded by the exons aTGCTGCTGGTGCTGTCGGAGGAGCAGAAGGCGCACCTGGGCTGCCTGCCGCGCCTGGGCGCCGCAG CCGTCGGCGAGCTGGGGCGGCTGGCGGTGGAGCTGCtgcggcggggcgcggcgccCAGGGCCTGCGAGGCGGCCGCCA gaaaacttaaCATTGGTGTTGACACCATTCAGCACTGCGTAGAGGGACTAACGTATCTTCTGACTGAAAGCTCCAAGCTTATG ATTTCTGAGCTAGACTTCCAAGATTCCATTCATGTTCTGGGCTTCTCAGATGAACTGAACAccttgctgctccagctgtaCCTTGAcagcaggaaggagctcaggagcGTTCTCAGTGAGCTGGCGCCAAAGCTTCCCAGCTACCACAGCCTGGAGTGGAGACTGGATGTGCAG CTCGCAAGCAGAAGTCTGAGACAACAGATCAAGCCCACTGTGACTGTTAAGCTCCATCTTAATCAGAACGAAGATCAAACGGCCCAGGTGTTGCAAACCGACCCGTCTACCCTCCTGCACCTCATTCAGCAATTGGAACAAGCGCTGggggaaatgaaaacaaaccactgcAGGAGAATAGTGCGCAACATGAAATAG